A DNA window from Enterobacter asburiae contains the following coding sequences:
- a CDS encoding LysR family transcriptional regulator gives MKLNIPWEWYRTFLAVMKEGSLSGAARRLAITQPTAGRHIAALESALGLVLFTRSQTGLQATDAAVELKGHAQAMENTAMMIERSAASFSSGATGLRGVVRVAASEIIGTEVLPPVIAQIKDAYPQITVELVLSNRVQDLLNREADIAVRMATPVQEQLIARRMGRVEIGLHAAPAYLSRRGAPENIDELFTHTLVGFDNLTPFILQALKQYPQLNRDRFTVRTDSDIAQLNLIRAGAGIGMCQVQLADFSPPLQRIMPDYFAFHLDTWLVMHEDLRHSQACKTVFDFLAEGLQAYINRAKR, from the coding sequence ATGAAGCTAAATATCCCGTGGGAATGGTATCGCACCTTTTTGGCCGTGATGAAAGAAGGGTCTTTGTCAGGGGCCGCACGCAGGCTTGCCATTACCCAGCCAACCGCCGGACGCCACATTGCGGCACTGGAATCAGCCCTGGGCCTCGTTTTATTTACCCGTTCGCAGACGGGATTGCAGGCCACGGATGCAGCCGTTGAGCTGAAGGGCCATGCGCAGGCGATGGAAAATACGGCCATGATGATTGAGCGGTCGGCTGCGAGTTTCAGCTCCGGCGCAACCGGGTTGCGGGGCGTGGTGCGCGTCGCCGCCAGTGAAATCATCGGCACGGAGGTTCTGCCTCCCGTGATTGCACAGATAAAGGATGCATATCCGCAAATAACCGTTGAACTGGTTCTGTCTAATCGAGTTCAGGATTTACTGAATCGGGAGGCGGATATTGCCGTACGCATGGCCACGCCGGTGCAGGAGCAACTGATTGCCCGTCGGATGGGAAGGGTTGAAATAGGTCTGCATGCAGCGCCAGCCTATCTGTCACGACGTGGTGCTCCGGAAAATATTGATGAGTTATTCACCCATACGCTTGTCGGTTTCGATAATTTAACGCCCTTTATTTTACAGGCACTTAAACAATATCCACAGCTAAACCGCGATCGGTTTACCGTACGGACCGACAGTGATATTGCCCAATTAAACCTTATACGCGCAGGGGCCGGTATCGGAATGTGTCAGGTTCAACTGGCAGATTTTTCTCCGCCGTTGCAGAGGATAATGCCTGATTACTTTGCGTTTCATCTGGACACCTGGCTGGTGATGCATGAGGATTTACGCCACAGTCAGGCCTGCAAAACGGTGTTTGATTTTCTTGCTGAGGGTTTACAGGCTTATATCAACAGAGCAAAACGGTAA
- the silA gene encoding Cu(+)/Ag(+) efflux RND transporter permease subunit SilA gives MIEWIIRRSVANRFLVMMGALFLSVWGTWTIINTPVDALPDLSDVQVIIKTSYPGQAPQIVENQVTYPLTTTMLSVPGAKTVRGFSQFGDSYVYVIFEDGTDLYWARSRVLEYLNQVQGKLPAGVSSEIGPDATGVGWIFEYALVDRSGKHDLAELRSLQDWFLKFELKTIPNVAEVASVGGVVKQYQIQVNPLKLAQYGISLPEVKQALESSNQEAGGSSVEMAEAEYMVRASGYLQTMDDFNNIVLKAGENGVPIYLRDVARVQTGPEMRRGIAELNGQGEVAGGVVILRSGKNAREVITAVRDKLETLKASLPEGVEIVTTYDRSQLIDRAIDNLSSKLLEEFIVVAIVCALFLWHVRSALVAIISLPLGLCIAFIVMHFQGLNANIMSLGGIAIAVGAMVDAAIVMIENAHKRLEEWDLQHPGEQIDNATRWKVITNASVEVGPALFISLLIITLSFIPIFTLEGQEGRLFGPLAFTKTYSMAGAAALAIIVIPILMGFWIRGKIPAETSNPLNRLLIKAYHPLLIKVLRWPKTTLLVAALSIFTVIWPLSQVGGEFLPKINEGDLLYMPSTLPGVSPAEAAALLQTTDKLIKTVPEVASVFGKTGKAETATDSAPLEMVETTIQLKPENEWRPGMTIDKIIDELDKTVRLPGLANLWVPPIRNRIDMLSTGIKSPIGIKVSGTVLSDIDATAQSIEAVAKTVPGVVSALAERLEGGRYIDVDINREKASRYGMTVGDVQLFVSSAIGGATVGETVEGVARYPINIRYPQDYRNSPNALKQMPILTPMKQQITLGDVADINVVSGPTMLKTENARPASWIYIDARGRDMVSVVNDIKTAISQNVKLRPGTSVSFSGQFELLEHANKKLKLMVPMTVMIIFILLYLAFRRVDEALLILMSLPFALVGGIWFLYWQGFHMSVATGTGFIALAGVAAEFGVVMLMYLRHAVEAQPALSHRDTFTEQGLDDALYHGAVLRVRPKAMTVAVIIAGLLPILWGTGAGSEVMSRIAAPMIGGMITAPLLSLFIIPAAYKLIWLRRHKKP, from the coding sequence ATGATTGAATGGATTATCCGGCGGTCGGTCGCCAACCGTTTCCTGGTCATGATGGGGGCGCTGTTTCTCAGCGTCTGGGGGACATGGACGATTATTAACACGCCAGTCGATGCCTTGCCCGATCTCTCTGACGTTCAGGTGATTATCAAAACCAGTTACCCCGGCCAGGCCCCGCAGATTGTAGAAAACCAGGTCACCTATCCACTGACGACCACCATGCTGTCGGTTCCCGGCGCAAAGACCGTGCGCGGTTTTTCGCAGTTTGGCGATTCGTACGTGTACGTCATTTTTGAAGATGGCACCGATTTGTACTGGGCCCGTTCGCGCGTGCTGGAGTATCTGAACCAGGTTCAGGGCAAGCTGCCTGCCGGCGTGAGCTCTGAAATCGGTCCTGATGCCACCGGCGTGGGCTGGATATTTGAGTATGCGCTGGTGGATCGCAGCGGAAAACACGATCTCGCAGAGTTGCGCTCGCTGCAGGACTGGTTCCTGAAATTTGAATTGAAAACCATCCCGAACGTGGCCGAAGTGGCCTCCGTCGGCGGCGTGGTAAAGCAGTATCAGATCCAGGTCAATCCGTTAAAACTGGCTCAGTACGGCATTAGCCTGCCGGAAGTTAAGCAGGCACTTGAGTCGTCTAACCAGGAGGCGGGGGGATCGTCAGTTGAAATGGCGGAAGCGGAGTATATGGTCCGGGCCAGCGGCTATCTGCAGACGATGGATGATTTCAATAACATTGTCCTGAAAGCCGGAGAGAACGGGGTACCGATTTATCTTCGCGATGTCGCCCGCGTACAAACGGGGCCGGAAATGCGCCGCGGCATTGCCGAATTAAACGGGCAGGGGGAAGTTGCGGGTGGCGTGGTGATCCTGCGTTCGGGAAAAAATGCGCGCGAAGTCATTACGGCGGTGAGAGATAAGCTTGAGACGCTGAAGGCCAGCCTGCCGGAAGGCGTTGAGATTGTGACCACCTACGATCGCAGCCAGCTCATCGATCGGGCAATCGACAACCTGAGTTCCAAACTGCTCGAAGAGTTTATCGTGGTGGCCATCGTCTGCGCACTGTTCCTGTGGCACGTCCGCTCTGCGCTGGTCGCGATTATCTCTCTGCCGCTTGGCCTGTGTATTGCCTTTATCGTCATGCATTTCCAGGGGCTGAACGCCAACATTATGTCGCTGGGAGGCATTGCCATTGCCGTCGGGGCGATGGTGGATGCCGCCATCGTCATGATTGAAAACGCGCACAAACGGCTCGAAGAGTGGGATCTCCAGCATCCGGGAGAGCAGATTGATAACGCCACCCGCTGGAAGGTGATTACCAACGCCTCTGTCGAGGTTGGCCCCGCGCTGTTTATCAGCCTGCTGATTATCACCTTATCCTTCATTCCCATCTTTACTCTTGAGGGGCAGGAAGGGCGGCTGTTTGGTCCGCTGGCTTTCACCAAAACGTACTCCATGGCAGGTGCGGCTGCGCTGGCTATAATCGTTATCCCCATCCTGATGGGGTTCTGGATCCGGGGTAAGATTCCCGCTGAGACCAGTAACCCGTTGAACAGGCTACTGATTAAAGCCTACCATCCGCTACTGATTAAGGTGCTCCGCTGGCCAAAAACAACCCTGCTGGTTGCGGCTTTGTCCATCTTCACGGTGATCTGGCCTCTCAGCCAGGTGGGCGGCGAGTTCCTGCCGAAGATCAACGAAGGCGATCTGCTGTATATGCCGTCAACATTGCCGGGCGTCTCTCCGGCAGAAGCGGCCGCACTGTTGCAGACCACGGACAAGTTAATCAAAACCGTGCCAGAAGTGGCCTCCGTTTTTGGTAAAACGGGTAAGGCTGAGACCGCAACGGATTCCGCTCCGCTCGAAATGGTGGAAACCACCATCCAGCTCAAACCTGAGAATGAGTGGCGTCCCGGCATGACGATTGACAAGATTATTGACGAACTCGACAAGACCGTTCGGTTGCCCGGCCTGGCGAATCTCTGGGTTCCGCCCATTCGTAACCGCATCGATATGCTTTCAACCGGGATCAAAAGCCCGATTGGTATCAAGGTGTCGGGTACCGTTCTGTCGGATATCGACGCCACGGCGCAGAGCATCGAGGCGGTAGCCAAAACGGTGCCGGGCGTGGTGTCAGCCCTGGCTGAACGTCTGGAGGGCGGGCGCTACATTGATGTCGATATCAACCGGGAAAAAGCCTCGCGCTACGGGATGACGGTGGGCGATGTGCAGCTGTTCGTTTCATCAGCCATCGGCGGGGCGACGGTGGGGGAAACGGTGGAAGGCGTCGCCCGGTACCCGATTAATATCCGCTATCCGCAGGACTACCGAAACAGCCCGAACGCCTTGAAGCAAATGCCGATCCTGACGCCGATGAAACAGCAGATCACGCTGGGCGATGTGGCGGATATCAACGTGGTTTCCGGCCCCACGATGCTGAAAACGGAGAATGCCCGCCCTGCGAGCTGGATTTATATCGATGCTCGCGGCAGGGATATGGTGTCGGTGGTGAACGACATTAAGACGGCCATCAGTCAGAACGTAAAGCTGAGGCCGGGCACCAGCGTCTCATTCTCCGGGCAGTTTGAGCTCCTCGAGCACGCCAACAAGAAACTGAAGCTGATGGTGCCGATGACGGTGATGATTATCTTCATTCTGCTGTATCTGGCGTTCCGCCGCGTGGATGAAGCGCTGCTGATCCTGATGAGCCTGCCGTTCGCCCTGGTCGGGGGAATATGGTTCCTCTACTGGCAGGGCTTCCATATGTCTGTGGCAACCGGCACCGGCTTTATCGCCCTGGCCGGGGTGGCGGCAGAATTTGGCGTAGTCATGCTGATGTATTTGCGTCATGCCGTTGAGGCTCAGCCGGCGTTGTCCCATCGGGACACGTTCACTGAACAGGGGCTTGATGACGCCCTTTACCATGGCGCCGTGCTGCGCGTGCGGCCTAAGGCCATGACTGTCGCGGTGATTATTGCCGGCCTGCTGCCCATTCTTTGGGGAACGGGGGCAGGGTCAGAGGTCATGAGTCGGATAGCGGCGCCGATGATTGGCGGGATGATCACGGCGCCGCTGTTATCGCTGTTTATTATTCCTGCGGCATACAAGTTAATCTGGCTGCGCAGGCATAAAAAGCCATAA
- the cusF gene encoding cation efflux system protein CusF, with protein MRNSLKAVVFGAISIVFSAGLQAEVHQHEMMSAASEGTSEQLITGTGIVKDIDLTNKKVTISHEAIPEIGWPAMTMRFTFIQADESINALKIGNHVNFSFVQQGNLSLLKSIK; from the coding sequence ATGCGCAATTCACTTAAGGCCGTTGTATTTGGTGCAATCTCCATTGTGTTTTCTGCCGGCCTGCAGGCTGAAGTTCATCAGCACGAGATGATGAGTGCTGCCAGCGAAGGGACCTCAGAGCAGCTCATCACGGGAACCGGCATCGTGAAGGACATTGATCTCACGAATAAAAAAGTCACGATTTCCCATGAAGCGATCCCGGAAATTGGCTGGCCCGCGATGACCATGCGTTTTACCTTTATTCAGGCTGACGAGAGTATTAATGCCTTAAAAATCGGTAACCACGTGAATTTCTCGTTTGTTCAGCAGGGCAATCTCTCTTTACTCAAGAGCATTAAATAG
- a CDS encoding DUF4354 family protein, translating into MRSLMTKGICLALALSAAGTAQAAKKESHDDKLTGITIFAQKESQGSQWDSTTGEAKYMVSYKVTLDNASGKSIEPGKDNKMCFFLFDKNGKTFMSTGIELEMLKKYNPRDNRTGLVYFSSSNPDVLNMPFVRFGIGKDCIN; encoded by the coding sequence ATGCGAAGTCTCATGACTAAAGGAATTTGTCTTGCGTTAGCGCTGTCCGCCGCCGGGACGGCTCAGGCCGCTAAGAAAGAGAGCCATGACGACAAGCTCACCGGGATAACCATTTTCGCTCAAAAAGAGTCTCAGGGAAGCCAATGGGACAGTACAACGGGCGAAGCAAAATATATGGTTAGCTACAAGGTTACGCTTGATAACGCGTCGGGTAAAAGTATTGAGCCGGGCAAAGATAATAAAATGTGTTTCTTCCTGTTTGATAAAAACGGGAAAACATTTATGAGCACCGGCATTGAGCTTGAAATGTTGAAAAAATACAACCCGCGGGACAACAGAACCGGATTGGTCTATTTTTCCAGCTCAAACCCTGACGTTTTAAATATGCCATTTGTCCGCTTCGGCATCGGAAAAGACTGCATAAATTGA
- a CDS encoding efflux RND transporter periplasmic adaptor subunit, protein MASLKIKYAAVIVSSLIAGGLISVTARQALHSSEKTENSASERKVLFWYDPMKPDVKFDKPGKSPFMDMDLVPKYADENANKSSAGIRIDPTQVQNLGLKTQKVTRGTLNYAQTIPANVSYNDYQFVIVQARAEGFVEKVYPLTTGDKVKKGTPLVDITIPDWVEAQSEFLLLSGTGGTPTQIKGVLERLRLAGMPDEDIQRLRATRTIQTRFTIRAPIDGAITAFDLRTGMNISKDKVVAQIQGMDPVWIGAAVPESIAYLLKETSQFAVSIPAYPDKSFPVDKWSLLPSVDPTTRTLQVRLQVSNKDELLKPGMNAYLKLNTQSQEMLLIPSQAVIDTGKEQRVITVDADGNFVPKRIHVLHESQQQSGIGSGLEEGESVVVSGLFLIDSEANITGALERMRHAEAADDAHSGH, encoded by the coding sequence ATGGCCTCATTAAAAATAAAATATGCTGCCGTGATAGTCAGCAGCCTTATTGCGGGAGGGCTGATATCGGTGACGGCACGGCAGGCGCTTCATTCATCTGAAAAAACAGAAAATAGCGCCTCTGAAAGAAAGGTGCTTTTCTGGTATGACCCGATGAAGCCCGACGTTAAATTCGATAAGCCCGGCAAATCGCCGTTTATGGATATGGATCTGGTACCGAAATATGCGGATGAAAACGCCAATAAAAGCAGTGCCGGTATCCGTATTGACCCGACGCAGGTCCAGAACCTGGGATTAAAAACGCAAAAGGTGACGCGCGGAACGCTTAATTATGCCCAGACGATCCCGGCTAACGTCAGCTATAACGACTATCAGTTTGTCATTGTGCAGGCCCGCGCGGAAGGCTTTGTGGAAAAAGTGTACCCGCTGACGACGGGCGATAAGGTGAAGAAAGGCACGCCGCTCGTTGATATAACCATTCCTGACTGGGTAGAGGCGCAGAGCGAGTTTCTGCTGTTATCCGGCACCGGCGGAACGCCGACGCAAATCAAAGGGGTTCTGGAACGGCTTCGGCTGGCGGGTATGCCGGATGAGGATATTCAGAGGCTGCGTGCGACCCGTACTATTCAGACCCGGTTTACCATCAGGGCGCCGATCGACGGAGCGATCACGGCCTTTGATCTGCGTACCGGCATGAATATTTCCAAAGATAAGGTGGTGGCGCAAATTCAGGGGATGGATCCGGTCTGGATCGGCGCGGCAGTGCCTGAATCCATTGCTTATCTGCTGAAAGAGACCTCGCAGTTTGCGGTTTCGATACCGGCTTATCCGGATAAATCCTTCCCGGTTGATAAATGGAGTCTTCTGCCGAGCGTGGATCCAACCACCCGTACGCTGCAGGTGCGCCTGCAGGTCTCTAACAAGGATGAACTGCTGAAACCGGGCATGAACGCGTACCTGAAGCTGAATACCCAAAGCCAGGAAATGCTGCTGATCCCTTCCCAGGCCGTTATCGATACCGGCAAAGAACAGCGCGTGATTACCGTCGATGCGGACGGGAATTTTGTACCGAAAAGGATCCACGTACTGCACGAATCTCAACAGCAGTCCGGCATTGGTAGCGGACTGGAAGAGGGCGAGTCGGTAGTGGTCAGCGGTCTGTTCCTGATTGACTCGGAGGCCAATATTACCGGCGCGCTGGAGCGCATGCGTCACGCTGAAGCCGCTGACGACGCGCACTCTGGCCATTAA
- a CDS encoding VOC family protein, translated as MFDHVKFGVSDYEKSKTFFLHALKPLGVELIDEGTPDYGVEMSSGDVSLCLFQTNEKPALLHLAFVANTRQQVDEFYHAALRAGGRDNGGPGLRSYGENYYAAFVISPDGHNIEAVCHAPEGV; from the coding sequence ATGTTCGATCATGTGAAATTCGGCGTCAGTGATTATGAAAAAAGTAAAACCTTCTTCCTCCATGCGCTTAAGCCGCTTGGTGTAGAACTCATCGATGAGGGCACGCCAGACTACGGTGTCGAAATGAGTTCAGGCGATGTTTCGCTCTGTCTTTTTCAGACAAATGAAAAACCTGCCCTTTTGCATCTGGCGTTTGTAGCCAACACGCGCCAGCAGGTCGATGAATTTTACCATGCCGCCCTGCGCGCCGGCGGACGTGATAACGGCGGGCCGGGGTTGAGGTCATACGGTGAAAATTACTATGCCGCGTTTGTCATCTCGCCCGATGGCCACAATATCGAGGCAGTGTGCCATGCGCCGGAGGGCGTGTAG
- a CDS encoding PACE efflux transporter, producing MEIELNKSFKERVFHAVIFEVTANVIIALSLAWLMNVSVLQSGSLSVISALTATVWNFIFNKLFDSLQKKHQFQRTFLVRAIHAVGFETGLIISLIPVAMVMLNLTVTEAFFVEIGLVLFFLPYTMLFNWLYDYLRWTFVGRKRSAL from the coding sequence ATGGAAATTGAATTAAATAAAAGTTTTAAAGAGAGAGTTTTCCATGCTGTCATTTTTGAAGTGACGGCCAACGTTATCATCGCGCTGTCACTCGCCTGGCTGATGAACGTGTCGGTACTTCAGTCAGGTTCGTTGTCCGTGATATCTGCACTTACCGCAACGGTCTGGAATTTTATTTTTAATAAGCTCTTTGATTCCCTGCAGAAAAAACATCAGTTTCAACGCACATTTCTCGTTCGCGCAATCCATGCGGTTGGTTTTGAAACGGGACTTATCATCTCCTTAATCCCTGTGGCAATGGTTATGCTGAACCTGACCGTGACGGAGGCATTTTTTGTTGAGATTGGCCTGGTGCTGTTTTTCCTGCCCTATACGATGCTGTTTAACTGGCTTTACGACTACCTGCGCTGGACGTTCGTTGGACGAAAGCGTTCGGCGTTATAG
- a CDS encoding efflux transporter outer membrane subunit, producing MFLLKRLSISTVFILAGCVSLAPEYQRPEAPVPRQFSLSRNGLTPAAAGYQDTGWRNFFVDPQVAGLITEALKNNRDLKMAALKVEEARAQFNVTDADRYPQLNASSGITYSGGLKSDKPTAQQYDAGLALSYELDFFGKLKNMSEADRQNYFASEEARRAVHILLVSNVSQSYFNQQLAYKQLRIAQDTLKNYRQSYAFVEQQLVTGSTNVLALEQARGQIESTQAEIAKREGELAQANNALQLVLGTYRALPGDGGMNASDVAPVKLPPHLSSAILLQRPDIMEAEYQLKAADANIGAARAAFFPSISLTSGLSTGSTELSSLFTSGSGMWNFIPKIEIPIFNAGRNKANLKLAEIRQQQSVVNYEQKIQSAFKQVADALALRDSINQQLAAQQRYLDSLRITLQRARGLYSSGAVSYIEVLDAERSLFSTQQNILDLIYARQVNEINLFTALGGGWVE from the coding sequence ATGTTCCTGTTAAAACGACTAAGCATCAGTACGGTATTTATTCTGGCAGGCTGCGTCTCGCTGGCCCCTGAGTACCAGCGGCCGGAGGCACCTGTCCCCCGGCAGTTTTCGCTCTCCCGTAACGGCCTGACGCCCGCGGCGGCGGGGTATCAGGACACCGGCTGGCGCAACTTTTTCGTCGACCCTCAGGTTGCCGGGCTGATTACGGAGGCCCTGAAGAACAATCGCGATCTGAAAATGGCCGCCCTGAAGGTCGAAGAGGCCCGGGCGCAATTCAACGTGACGGATGCGGATCGCTACCCTCAGCTGAATGCCTCCTCGGGCATCACGTACAGCGGCGGGCTGAAAAGTGACAAACCCACCGCGCAGCAGTACGACGCGGGCCTTGCGCTTAGCTATGAACTCGATTTCTTCGGCAAGCTAAAGAACATGAGCGAGGCCGACCGACAAAACTATTTCGCGAGCGAAGAGGCCCGTCGCGCGGTGCATATCCTGCTCGTCTCTAACGTTTCCCAGAGCTATTTCAACCAGCAGCTGGCGTATAAACAGCTGCGTATCGCGCAGGATACGCTGAAAAATTACCGGCAGTCTTATGCATTCGTTGAGCAGCAGCTGGTGACGGGCAGTACGAACGTCCTGGCGCTGGAACAGGCCCGGGGACAGATCGAAAGCACGCAGGCAGAGATTGCCAAAAGAGAGGGGGAGCTGGCGCAGGCCAATAACGCCCTGCAGCTGGTCCTCGGCACGTATCGCGCGCTGCCGGGTGACGGCGGCATGAACGCCAGCGACGTTGCGCCGGTAAAACTGCCTCCTCATCTTTCTTCCGCGATACTGCTGCAGCGCCCGGATATTATGGAGGCGGAGTATCAGCTTAAAGCGGCCGATGCGAATATCGGTGCGGCGCGCGCCGCCTTTTTTCCGTCTATTTCCCTGACCAGCGGGCTTTCAACGGGCAGCACGGAGTTGTCCAGCCTCTTTACGTCCGGGAGCGGGATGTGGAATTTTATTCCTAAAATAGAAATTCCTATTTTTAATGCGGGCAGAAATAAGGCCAACCTGAAGCTGGCCGAAATTCGCCAGCAGCAGTCGGTGGTTAATTACGAACAAAAAATTCAGTCCGCCTTTAAACAGGTTGCCGACGCGCTCGCGCTGCGGGACAGCATTAACCAGCAGCTTGCTGCACAACAGCGGTATCTGGATTCGCTCCGCATCACGCTTCAACGTGCCAGAGGGTTATATTCCAGCGGTGCGGTCAGCTATATCGAAGTGCTTGACGCGGAGCGTTCTCTTTTCTCTACCCAGCAAAATATTCTCGACCTTATTTATGCCCGGCAGGTTAATGAAATTAATCTCTTCACCGCGCTCGGCGGCGGTTGGGTCGAATAA
- a CDS encoding NAD-dependent epimerase/dehydratase family protein: MISTNKVLILGATGGIGGEIARKLIRDEWDVRALRRSAPQHDDRNESMTWISGDAQNAERVEAAASDCSVIVHAVNPPGYRNWEQLVLPMLHNTINAAERNGALIVLPGTIYNYGPDAFPLLREDSPQDPVTRKGAIRVQMEKALSAYAQRGGKVLILRAGDFFGPLAGNNWFSQGLVKSGHPPKVIKNPGQPGAGHQWAYLPDVAETVAALLARRDELEPFSCFHMRGHWDPDGTTMTAAVKHVAEHAGIKAKVKSFPWWLVSAMSPFNTTLREMREMRYLWEQTIEMDNSKLIAFLGHEPQTPLTEAVRSTLAGLGCI; encoded by the coding sequence ATGATAAGCACAAATAAGGTACTGATACTGGGCGCAACGGGTGGGATCGGTGGCGAAATTGCCCGTAAATTGATCCGTGACGAATGGGATGTTCGGGCATTGCGCCGCAGCGCTCCTCAACATGACGATCGCAACGAAAGCATGACCTGGATAAGCGGCGATGCGCAGAATGCTGAACGGGTTGAGGCAGCGGCGTCAGATTGCAGCGTGATTGTCCATGCCGTTAACCCGCCGGGTTATCGAAACTGGGAACAGCTGGTTTTACCCATGCTGCATAACACCATCAACGCAGCGGAGCGAAACGGTGCATTAATCGTTCTGCCGGGCACGATTTATAACTACGGTCCGGATGCTTTTCCCCTCTTACGCGAGGATTCCCCTCAGGATCCGGTTACCCGAAAAGGAGCCATACGCGTGCAAATGGAGAAGGCGCTCTCAGCCTATGCTCAGCGTGGCGGAAAGGTGCTCATTTTGCGGGCGGGTGACTTTTTTGGTCCCCTCGCAGGCAACAACTGGTTTTCACAGGGACTGGTAAAATCAGGGCATCCACCCAAGGTTATTAAAAATCCCGGGCAACCCGGCGCAGGACATCAGTGGGCTTATCTGCCGGATGTCGCCGAAACCGTTGCGGCATTGCTGGCGCGGCGGGATGAACTCGAACCGTTTTCCTGTTTCCATATGCGTGGACACTGGGATCCTGATGGGACAACGATGACCGCAGCCGTTAAGCACGTCGCGGAGCATGCCGGTATTAAGGCGAAGGTGAAGTCATTTCCATGGTGGCTGGTCTCTGCAATGAGTCCGTTTAACACCACGCTGCGTGAAATGCGGGAGATGCGCTATCTCTGGGAGCAGACAATAGAGATGGATAATTCAAAACTGATCGCCTTTTTAGGCCATGAACCGCAGACCCCTCTTACCGAGGCCGTGCGTTCTACACTAGCGGGCCTGGGCTGTATTTAA